Proteins from a genomic interval of SAR202 cluster bacterium:
- a CDS encoding bifunctional nuclease family protein, whose product MHEMTIDSIRVSLMNYQRVVILKQKEADRYLPIWIGPAEADAIAVKLQDISVPRPLTHDLLQAIIDNLGATVTHILVSDLKNDTFFAKIGLKVDGKAVEIDSRPSDAIALAVRARVPIFAEDTVLDQAGIQLDAETGKPIVPDEAAGDKPTKVKEEEIQKLSAFTDFINSLDLEDFGKPQKG is encoded by the coding sequence ATGCATGAGATGACCATCGACAGCATCCGGGTCAGCCTCATGAACTACCAGCGGGTGGTCATCTTGAAGCAGAAGGAAGCCGACCGGTATCTGCCTATCTGGATCGGCCCCGCCGAAGCGGATGCCATCGCGGTGAAGCTGCAGGACATCTCGGTCCCGCGTCCTCTGACTCACGATCTGCTCCAAGCCATCATCGACAACCTGGGCGCCACCGTCACTCACATCCTGGTCAGCGATTTGAAGAACGACACCTTCTTCGCCAAGATTGGGCTGAAGGTGGACGGGAAGGCGGTGGAGATAGACTCGCGGCCCAGCGACGCCATTGCCCTGGCGGTGCGGGCGAGGGTGCCGATATTTGCTGAGGACACGGTGCTGGACCAGGCGGGGATTCAGTTGGACGCTGAGACGGGCAAACCCATTGTGCCGGATGAGGCGGCGGGGGACAAGCCAACGAAGGTCAAGGAGGAGGAGATACAGAAGCTCTCAGCCTTCACGGACTTCATCAACAGCCTGGACCTGGAGGACTTCGGCAAGCCTCAGAAGGGCTAG
- a CDS encoding AtpZ/AtpI family protein, translating into MSGWAVALRLAGLGWYVAFCIVLGVGGGVWLDKKAGTTPLFILLGTVLGVVVAFYGIYKLVASLMADSDRSGNNAGKGAG; encoded by the coding sequence ATGTCTGGGTGGGCCGTTGCCCTCAGACTGGCTGGGCTGGGATGGTACGTAGCCTTCTGCATAGTCCTTGGAGTCGGCGGTGGAGTCTGGCTGGACAAGAAGGCGGGCACCACTCCGCTTTTTATCCTGCTAGGAACGGTGCTGGGTGTGGTGGTGGCCTTCTACGGCATATATAAACTGGTGGCGTCATTGATGGCAGATTCGGACCGCAGCGGTAACAATGCGGGCAAGGGTGCGGGCTAA
- a CDS encoding F0F1 ATP synthase subunit A: MAEPNKKSTSKKWIVRTILIGLAVMALYGVIVGAIGATLRDSDPILETPEVHLPAGAVFPEEKREESARGENLGIMGFAITNTMLSSFITTIILASILIIGASKKSLVPGRFQALVETIIEALLNFVEGVAGKRFGRAFFPVIATVFLFVMLNAWMGLLPFYPALGFHPEHHDVEESGVVESYDGARLVLEGGHTFLIDKEHTVFEDHAEPHVGEEIEVAGEKTDQKDVYEASIVSHHLPGKIDLLRPAGTDLNMPLALAIVSFLFVEFWGLRSLGFGYLGKFFRFGWILKGPKHYLSGGIDAFVGILEGISEVVRLLSFTFRLFGNMLAGEILILVATFLFPFVVPSLFFYELELLVGVIQAMIFAGLTVTFATLAVAHHGDEH, translated from the coding sequence ATGGCTGAGCCCAACAAGAAGTCCACCTCCAAAAAGTGGATAGTCAGGACAATATTAATAGGTCTTGCCGTCATGGCGTTGTACGGAGTCATTGTTGGGGCCATCGGCGCGACGCTGAGGGACTCGGACCCGATTTTGGAGACGCCGGAAGTGCACCTGCCGGCGGGGGCCGTGTTCCCGGAGGAGAAGCGGGAGGAGTCGGCGCGGGGCGAGAACCTGGGGATCATGGGCTTCGCCATCACCAACACCATGCTCTCATCGTTCATTACCACTATTATCCTGGCTTCGATACTGATTATCGGCGCGTCGAAGAAGAGTTTGGTGCCGGGCCGCTTTCAGGCGCTGGTGGAGACGATTATCGAGGCACTGCTGAACTTTGTCGAAGGCGTGGCGGGTAAGCGGTTTGGGCGGGCGTTTTTTCCAGTCATCGCCACGGTATTTCTATTCGTGATGTTGAACGCGTGGATGGGCCTGCTTCCCTTCTACCCCGCGCTGGGTTTTCATCCCGAGCATCACGATGTGGAAGAATCGGGTGTGGTGGAGAGCTATGACGGCGCAAGGCTGGTGCTGGAGGGCGGCCACACATTCCTAATCGACAAAGAACACACTGTATTTGAGGACCATGCAGAGCCGCACGTAGGCGAGGAGATTGAGGTGGCGGGCGAGAAAACGGACCAGAAGGATGTGTACGAGGCGTCCATTGTTTCGCACCACCTGCCTGGGAAGATAGACCTGCTGCGGCCGGCGGGCACGGATTTGAACATGCCGCTGGCCCTGGCTATTGTCTCCTTTCTGTTCGTGGAGTTCTGGGGGCTGAGGTCTCTGGGCTTCGGATATCTGGGGAAGTTCTTCAGGTTCGGTTGGATTCTCAAAGGCCCCAAGCACTACCTCAGCGGCGGCATCGACGCCTTTGTGGGCATACTGGAGGGCATCAGCGAGGTGGTGCGGCTGCTGAGCTTCACCTTCAGGCTGTTCGGCAACATGCTGGCGGGGGAGATATTGATACTGGTGGCCACTTTCTTGTTCCCCTTTGTTGTACCGAGCCTTTTCTTCTACGAGCTGGAGCTTCTGGTGGGCGTGATACAGGCCATGATATTTGCTGGACTGACGGTGACCTTCGCGACGCTGGCCGTGGCCCATCATGGAGACGAGCATTAG
- a CDS encoding ATP synthase F0 subunit C, giving the protein MEENAAKLLAAGLAIGLGLLGPGIGIGILGSAAMNAIGRNPEARGAILQNMILAIAFAEALGIYALIVAVMLALVV; this is encoded by the coding sequence TTGGAAGAAAATGCTGCAAAGCTACTGGCGGCGGGCCTGGCCATAGGCCTGGGCCTTCTGGGGCCGGGCATAGGCATAGGCATTCTCGGCTCCGCGGCCATGAACGCCATTGGGCGGAACCCTGAGGCCCGCGGCGCTATTCTGCAGAACATGATTCTGGCCATCGCCTTCGCCGAAGCCCTGGGCATCTACGCCCTCATTGTGGCGGTCATGTTAGCCCTGGTGGTATAG
- the atpF gene encoding F0F1 ATP synthase subunit B translates to MAELGLNLPSLLIFTLNFGLLLIILYLFAYKPVLKLLDQRAERIRESLEAADKARQEAAASQAKTQEQLAEARREGQRLLDQARTQAEKYREDEMVKARKESEAFVERARQDIQRERDDAIEEVKANFARLTIQAAERVIGKSLDDRAHRDLIVKVLEEGQQMRKG, encoded by the coding sequence GTGGCAGAGCTAGGTTTAAATCTACCCAGCCTACTAATCTTCACCCTCAACTTTGGGCTGCTGCTGATAATCCTTTACCTCTTTGCGTATAAGCCGGTCCTGAAGCTGCTGGACCAGCGGGCCGAGCGCATACGCGAGAGCCTGGAGGCGGCGGACAAGGCCCGACAAGAAGCCGCCGCGTCCCAGGCCAAAACCCAGGAGCAGCTGGCCGAGGCCCGTCGAGAGGGGCAGCGGCTGCTGGACCAGGCCCGAACACAGGCGGAGAAGTACCGCGAGGACGAGATGGTGAAGGCTCGCAAGGAGTCGGAGGCGTTTGTCGAGCGGGCGCGCCAGGACATCCAGCGGGAGCGGGACGACGCCATTGAAGAGGTGAAGGCCAACTTCGCGCGGCTGACTATTCAGGCGGCGGAGCGGGTCATAGGCAAGTCGCTAGACGATAGGGCCCATCGGGACCTAATTGTGAAGGTCCTGGAAGAGGGCCAGCAGATGAGGAAGGGCTAG
- the atpH gene encoding ATP synthase F1 subunit delta, whose product MAEKGGAKRYAQAVFELALEGDNANASLDGWVRDLRAVGQAVSDPSFKTFLEHAKIPLSRKTKALREVLPNINPKARNLVAVVVSKGLVERLPRIEQEFVQLVDKHRGIERVSVTSAVPLNDQEKQRIGKFVEELTGKRVVLDTRVDASILGGLLIKVGDRVMDGSVKSKLEGLRSELERAPVGSRA is encoded by the coding sequence ATGGCGGAAAAAGGCGGGGCCAAACGCTACGCCCAGGCGGTCTTCGAGCTAGCTCTGGAAGGGGACAACGCCAACGCGTCTTTGGACGGCTGGGTTAGAGACTTACGGGCCGTCGGCCAGGCCGTCAGCGACCCGAGCTTTAAGACCTTTCTGGAACACGCCAAGATTCCTCTGTCTAGAAAGACCAAGGCCCTGCGAGAAGTCCTGCCTAACATCAACCCCAAGGCGAGGAACCTGGTGGCCGTGGTGGTGTCGAAGGGGCTGGTGGAGCGGCTGCCGCGCATCGAGCAGGAGTTTGTCCAACTTGTGGACAAGCATCGCGGCATCGAGCGGGTGAGCGTGACCTCCGCCGTGCCTTTAAATGATCAAGAAAAGCAGCGCATTGGAAAATTTGTTGAGGAGCTTACCGGCAAAAGGGTTGTGCTGGACACTCGGGTGGACGCCTCCATCCTCGGCGGCCTGCTTATTAAGGTGGGCGACAGGGTGATGGACGGCAGCGTCAAGTCCAAGCTGGAGGGCCTGCGAAGCGAGTTGGAGCGGGCGCCGGTAGGTTCGCGAGCATAG